ACTGTAGTGATTGGAGTGGCAGCACAAGTTGTACTCTGGGATCTCCAGTGTATTGTTACAGTAGCTTGGCTCCAAATATCAAATCAGTGGACTATCATGTTGTTCTTGTATTACCTATTTGTTCAGTGTTTCACATTTATTTTTTCTGCCAGCCAGAATGGTAGATTTAGCTATGGCTATGCAAGCTCCCCTGGTAAAAGGGCATCCATGGAAGACTTCTATGAGACAAAAATTGATTGTGTTGATGGTCAGATAGTTGGTCTTTTTGGAGTTTTTGATGGTACGGATTTCTCTTAAGCCAGCATGATTTAGTTATATAATTTGAGCGCAACTTTCATCTGTAGCCAGTTCTTTCTGATCCCATGGCCTATGGTTTGTTTGTGTAGGTCATGGTGGTGCTAAGGTAGCAGAGTATGTTAAAGAAAACCTGTTCAACAATCTTGTTAGTCATCCAAAGTTCATCAGTGATACTAAAGTCGCTATAGGTATACTCTTGCTCTTTTTCCCGCTAACATCAGTTGCTTATGTGAATGCAACCATGAGGGCTTGAGCTTGTGTGTTTGTATTACTGCAGATGATGCTTATAAAAGCACCGACAGTGAATTCTTAGAATCTGACAGTAGTCAAAATCAATGCGGGTCAACTGCATCAACTGCTGTACTTGTTGGTGATCGTCTCTTCGTCGCAAATGTTGGTGACTCTAGGGCTATCATATGCAGGGAAGGAAATGGTACCAAGGCTTCACTGTGCTTGTTCTTTAAACCTCTTGTTACTTTTACACGAGTCAATTGAATTTCATCTAAACCTTCTTTAATGAAAATAGAACATAGAAACAAGGTACAATCTCCAGTGGTTTTCCATCAATTTACTACAAGTACAGTAGTGCATTGCATTAGGTTGCTAGTAAGTGACCTTGTTAATTCTTTCCATAATTATGGAAAAAGGATGATGATAGAATGTATACCTTTTGCTTCATTCATTGCTTAATGTGTGCTCGTAGAAATGTAGAGTCTATGTGATACCACAACATGATGGGTTTTGAGACATTtcatacaacaacaacaacatagccttttagtcccaagcaagttggggtaggctagagttgaaacccaacaagtTATCACCAAAAGGataaagagagagaaaggggaggggaaaagCTTTTGAGAGCACTAAAAGAAAAAAGGCCTAATCACGGTTCAGTCTCGTGGATAGCTTCTTTCCAAGCACTTCTATCCAAACACAACTCCATTGGGATATTCCATCCTTCAAGTCCCTTTTGATTGCCTCCTCCCATGTCAAGTTTGGTCGACGtttacctctcttcacattattgtcCTGTCTTATGATGTCTCTATGTACCGGTGCCTCTGAGGGTCTCCGGTAGACAtgcccaaaccatctcaaccggtgttgaataagcttttcttcaattggcGCTACTCCTAGCCGATCGCGTATGTCATCGTTTTCTTACTCGGTCCAATCTTGTGTACCCACATATCCAACGCAACATACACATCTCTGCGACACTTAGTTGTAGGATATGTCGCCTCTTAGTAGGCCAACACTCAGCCCCATATAACATAGCAGGCCTAATCGCTGTCTTGTAGAACTTGCCTTTCAACTTCGGTGGCACTCTCTTGTTGCATAGGACTCTCAATGCTTGACGCCATTTCATCCACTCCGatttgattctatggctaacatcttcatcaatatcgcCATCTCTCTGAAGCATCAATCCTAGATAACGGAAGTTGTCCTTCTTTGGTACAACTTGGTCTCGCAAACTTACATCTCCATCCTCACTAATTGTAGTACcaaagtcacatctcatataCTCGGTTTTGGTCATGCTAATTCTAAATCCTTTACACTTAGCGATAGCTGCTAATTCTAAATCTCAGATAACGGAAGGTGTCCTTCTTTGCTTTCTTCTAATTTTTTGGTGATAATACAATACGATTCTTTTTGAGACATTGCTAAGGTCTGAATTTTGGCCTTGTTTGCCTTGTCCTGCTACTGCTAAGCTAGGAGTTGATTCTACGGCTGATATTTCAACATTGGTGACACCGTTTAACCACTTTCCTAACTTGATGCATTCTGCTTCTTTTTGCAGCTATTGCTGTTTCAAAGGATCACAAGCCTGATCAAACTGATGAGCGGCAGCGTATTGAAGATGCTGGAGGTTTTGTGATGTGGGCAGGTATGCCAATCACTTTTTTTTCTTAAAAAGTTTCTTGGTGGAATATGATTATCCTTCTAATGCCCATGCTTTGTTCTATAGGAACATGGCGCGTTGGTGGTGTACTTGCTGTTTCGCGTGCTTTTGGTGACAAACTCTTAAAGCAATATGTGGTTGTGGATCCGGAGATCCGAGTACGTAATCTACGATATATTTTATACTTTCTTTACAAAATGCATATTGTTCTGTTCGGGAACTTCCCTGTAATAGGAGAATTATAGTAGTATTAATGATCTTACTGGGATGGTTTATTGTTTGCAGACATCTAGTTGCAGTGTGCCATCTAGGTGTTTGGTTATAAATGTTAGCTTCAATGCTTTCCACAATTCCACCAGTTTTGTCTTTTGAGGTCACACAAACCTGCATTAGAAGTCATGATCTATACCAAAGACTTCTTGGTTACATTTAATTGTTTTTTTTGAAATTTtgatgaaagcagcagcagcagtattaaTGATCTGTACTAAAATTGACTTGTTGATTACATTTAATCTTGTGATAGGAGGAAGTTGTTGATGACACACTCGAGTTTCTTATCCTTGCAAGTGATGGGCTGTGGGATGTGGTCTCTAACGAGGTAATTTAGGAAATGCGGAGCCGGAGCTCCAGAATATTTTGCCGGTCGCTTGCTGCACTCATTGTGCTTAGTGCCTTAGTACCACCTGTTGGCAATGTTCTTTACAATGTTTGCCATGCAGGAAGCTGTTGCGATGACTAGATCCATTAAGGACCCAGAAGAGGCTGCAAAGATGCTCTTGCAAGAGGCGTACAAGAGGGAGAGCAGTGACAACATAACTTGCGTCGTCGTGCACTTCTTGCATGGGCAAGGTAGCAGCGGATACGCTTAAAGCGTAGCAGTAAAATTATTTTACGCAGTGGTGTGCTCTGATGTACATGCGTCGATTGATTTCCCGATGTTAAATGGAGAAACGTAACTACGTAAGGTAGGAAACGTGTATTATGATGGGTTGAACTGGGAAATGCGTGTACcctatactatatatatatactgtagtGTGGTCGCGGACGATGTTTGGGTCTGAAGATAGTGTTGTATTGTTGTGGGAAAAAAGATAATTGCGCTTTAGGTTTTGTTTGTTTCGGATTATTATAATCtgtctaaattatataatccagcatAAACAATCCAACAGGTAAACAAACATATATTATAGATtctgattatataatctaaagtcTAGATAATCTTATAATCTACTTAAGCCTACCTTATTTGATATTATTTTTAGTAAAAGACACTATCCATAGTTATGTTTATAAAATTGCAATGTTtgcatttttcttcttttcccaaaaTGCACGCACATAGGTTCTTTGACTTGTGTCTCAAAAATCAATAATCTTCATTTATATAATCTAGTCATCCAAATAGCTACATATAGATTTATAATCTCGTCAAACAGGTCCTTAGTTTAAAATGTAATATGTCAGTAGACTTGTCGGCGTTGTGCAAGTGTGTCGGCAGCATGCCACCTAACATAGCTACCTTCTTTCACGGTGCTTTTTTGGGGCCACTTTAACGACGATTCGACGTACAATTGTGTTGCCATCCCATTTTGTGTGTTTGGATCAACATATCGCCATAGCACTCATCAGCAATGGCAGGGACAGAGAGCGAGAGCAACAGAAGGAAAGAAGCAGCACATCAGGAGGGCCTATATTTTACAGAGACAGCAGGGGTGCTTCTGCTCGTACAATCCAGCGAGATAAGAAACACACGAAACGGACGGCATACGACTGGCTTACATAAGGACAGCTTCCTATGGTCTGGTGGGGTGCCTGTGCTTGGGCTTCGCCGTCGGCGGAGAGGCAGCATGCATGGCCACGCTGCTGTAGTCCGCGCTGTAGATCAGCCCTGTCTCGGCGTCCCCGCTCTGATCGGCCGTTCGCCTCGCCGTCGCCTCCTCCTCGGGTTTCTTTACCTCCATAGCCACTCCCTGCAGCTGCACGCCATGGACGGATAGCTGTGTCAGGTTCTCTGTCTGCACGTTGCTGAACACGTTAACTGAGCCCAAAGAAAAATGCATCCTATTCCTATGTGAAGATCGACTGAAGATAGGCAGGCACCAAACTGCTGGATTGAGCCTTCAGGCTCATGGTTCAGGCGCTGATGTGCCGACAACGGAATGAAAGTTGAACATGTTCTTGGTGATATGTATGAGAGTGAGTACGAACTGACCTCGGGCTGCTTGCTCTGATGCTGGTAATAATGGTACCCTGACGACTGGCCGAGTTCTCTGCCTTTGCGACCTAGAACCAGCAGCCACCCTGGGTGCTTGCCGACGGAATACGGAGGAGAGGACGAAGAAGTAGCTGCAAGAGTGGCTACAAGAAGGCTGGAAAGAAGCAGTACACACGATGGCTTCATCATGTTCGTGCTGCAGAGCGGAGCAGGCTCCCTCCCTCGGCCCCTCTCCACGGCTAAATatcgagcgagcgagcgagcgattGCGTTAGGAGGCCACAGGAATAGGAGCGCACAATTATTAGGTAGCTAGGGGCACGGGAGGGGGCAACCCCGGAGTTTGGCGATTTGCTGAATGCCTTTtggttctttctttttctctacgGGGCTGTATGCGAATAGATCCATATGCTGCTAATAAATCTGCCAAACTAGATGGGACCCCATCAACCAGGCCCAGGCAGCACACACATGATGCTGGTCGACTCAACTGATCGATGGTGTCTGCCTTCTGCACTACCGTTTACCGGCCTGATGGGATGGGGCAGTGGCCTCGCATTCTAGTCACACACACACCCCATGCCTCAGGGTCCTTTCACGCTCACTCATGCATGGTGTGTGTGCCTGTATGGGTGGGTGGATGGATGCATGGCACATCTATCATGCCTGCAGTGAGATTCCTTTTGTTTTTATTTGTGTCCGGTTAATACAAAATCGAACAATTAAAGTGGCGTCAAATAAATAAAAAATCCCTGATTTATTTGGTCCGTTGTCTAACACGCTAGTGGGATTATGGGAAGGCGCAACCTCCAAATTAACGTGTCTAACGTCTGGTGTGTTTGTGTCTGTCTGCAAAGGATGGGGGGCTCGAGACAACGAGGTCTCAATCCCCGGGAGGTTTCTTTTATCACGCCTGTCGTGCTTTGTCTCTTGCTAATTAGCTGCTGTCACGGAAACGCCAAGCTTTAAATATATATATGGACAGTATAGTGAGGGTATGTACCGACATGCATGCATCATGCGGTTCCcctaacatatatatatataacacatGCAGCTACCGGATAGCGTCGTCGTCTTTGACTCTCTGTGCGCATGGCGATGGTTGTCTTTGAGTCAGTGTGGGCCAGTACAATGGCACACTTGAGCACTACTAGTTCTTTCTATGTATATGTATACATTTGTGTTTACCTAATAAATCGGTCCAAACCATACAATTTCTAGCATGGTCCAGGTCTAGCACGGTCCAACTTAATTGTGGGTCTGGGCCGGCACGACCTAATATGTGGGTCGTGATTGGGCGTCAAGTCAAGCCCACGGGCTAGCCTGTCACAGTCCATTTAACTAAGGCCCATCAAGGCCCACTAAACATACACTCAGTATTTAACTAAGGTCCGTCAAAGCCCATAAGACCATCACAATTTGGAGAATTCAGAGCTTCAATAGGCCTTCGAGAACCAGTAACTAGATGaggatagtgaatagtgatgatgatcaTTATATATGTATTCTGTATGGTTGTATAGTACTCAACTAAGCACTGAACAATATTATTTCTGAACTAGTTGTACATTTTTTCTTTCTGACCAAAGGTTTTAATGTGTAAC
This portion of the Zea mays cultivar B73 chromosome 2, Zm-B73-REFERENCE-NAM-5.0, whole genome shotgun sequence genome encodes:
- the LOC100192535 gene encoding probable protein phosphatase 2C 45 isoform X1; amino-acid sequence: MGYLSSVIGHPTDGSSVSGGGLSQNGRFSYGYASSPGKRASMEDFYETKIDCVDGQIVGLFGVFDGHGGAKVAEYVKENLFNNLVSHPKFISDTKVAIDDAYKSTDSEFLESDSSQNQCGSTASTAVLVGDRLFVANVGDSRAIICREGNAIAVSKDHKPDQTDERQRIEDAGGFVMWAGTWRVGGVLAVSRAFGDKLLKQYVVVDPEIREEVVDDTLEFLILASDGLWDVVSNEEAVAMTRSIKDPEEAAKMLLQEAYKRESSDNITCVVVHFLHGQGSSGYA
- the LOC100192535 gene encoding probable protein phosphatase 2C 45 isoform X2, producing MGYLSSVIGHPTDGSSVSGGGLSQNGRFSYGYASSPGKRASMEDFYETKIDCVDGQIVGLFGVFDGHGGAKVAEYVKENLFNNLVSHPKFISDTKVAIDDAYKSTDSEFLESDSSQNQCGSTASTAVLVGDRLFVANVGDSRAIICREGNAIAVSKDHKPDQTDERQRIEDAGGFVMWAGTWRVGGVLAVSRAFGDKLLKQYVVVDPEIRTSSCSVPSRCLVINVSFNAFHNSTSFVF
- the LOC100192535 gene encoding Probable protein phosphatase 2C 45; the encoded protein is MEDFYETKIDCVDGQIVGLFGVFDGHGGAKVAEYVKENLFNNLVSHPKFISDTKVAIDDAYKSTDSEFLESDSSQNQCGSTASTAVLVGDRLFVANVGDSRAIICREGNAIAVSKDHKPDQTDERQRIEDAGGFVMWAGTWRVGGVLAVSRAFGDKLLKQYVVVDPEIREEVVDDTLEFLILASDGLWDVVSNEEAVAMTRSIKDPEEAAKMLLQEAYKRESSDNITCVVVHFLHGQGSSGYA
- the LOC100275283 gene encoding uncharacterized protein LOC100275283 precursor, giving the protein MMKPSCVLLLSSLLVATLAATSSSSPPYSVGKHPGWLLVLGRKGRELGQSSGYHYYQHQSKQPELQGVAMEVKKPEEEATARRTADQSGDAETGLIYSADYSSVAMHAASPPTAKPKHRHPTRP
- the LOC100275283 gene encoding uncharacterized protein isoform X1, whose amino-acid sequence is MMKPSCVLLLSSLLVATLAATSSSSPPYSVGKHPGWLLVLGRKGRELGQSSGYHYYQHQSKQPETENLTQLSVHGVQLQGVAMEVKKPEEEATARRTADQSGDAETGLIYSADYSSVAMHAASPPTAKPKHRHPTRP